Within the Deinococcus ruber genome, the region GCTACGACGCCCTCTCGGCACTGGGCCACCACGACGCCGCCCACATTGCCCTGACGCACTCGTTTCCCAGGCAGCGGATGGACGACCTGCTGGGCGCATGGGACGGCACGGCGCAGGAGTGGGAACGTCTGGAAACGCTGCTGGCAGGCGTTTCGTACACCGAGGAAGACCGCCTGATTCAGCTCTGCGACATGCTGGCGCTTCCGCAGGGATGCTGCATTCTCGAACAGCGGCTGGTAGACATTGCGCGGCGCTATGGCCTGCCGCCGCAGACGCCCGCGAAGTGGGGAGCCTGTTTCGCGCTCAAAGCCCATTTCGATGCGGCGACCGGCGGGAATATTTACCGATTGCTGCCGGGTATCGTCGAAACGGTGCTGGGCTAGAGCTTCACCACGTCCAGCCCGGCCCTCGCCCGCGCTGCCGCTGCCGGGTAATCGCGGGCGTTCAGAACATGCCCGTCGCGGCGCACTTCGGCGGTGAGCGACAGGTCGAGGGCGGCGTGCAGCCAGCCGGGGGCGTTCAGC harbors:
- a CDS encoding HD domain-containing protein; its protein translation is MLPTRPTLPMRQQAEALLLEAEALNPGPWAAHSRFVAQAAAAIATEHPDLDPQRAFVLGLLHDLGRRTGPNRDRHILDGYDALSALGHHDAAHIALTHSFPRQRMDDLLGAWDGTAQEWERLETLLAGVSYTEEDRLIQLCDMLALPQGCCILEQRLVDIARRYGLPPQTPAKWGACFALKAHFDAATGGNIYRLLPGIVETVLG